GACGAGACCTCTCGCGTGACTGGCTCGCGGTGGGGTGGCGTGCAGGTGTACCACGCCGCCGAGGGTGCGACTGTGGCGTCGAGCATGCCGAAGGTCTCGAAGGTCGCCATGCGGCTTGAGAAGATCATGGGCCTCTGGTACGTGTCCGACGAGCAGCTTGCCGACAGCTCGTTGCTTGCATCGATCGGGCCGCGGGCGTTCGGCGAAGAGCTGGCGTTCCAGGTCGACGAGGACATTTTTGACGGCAGCGGTGCCGGCATGGCGCTCGGCGTGCTGCGCTCGGGGGCGCTCGTCCAGGTGCCGAAGGAAACCGGGCAGGCCGCGGCGACCATCGAGGCGGCGAACCTGCGGAAGATGCGCGCGCGCATCCCGGCTGGCGATCGGCTGAACACCATCATCACCATGCACGCCGACGCCGAGGCTGAGTTGCTGGCCGTCCACGAGAAGATCGGCACCGCCGGCGAGCTCGTGTACATCCCGGCTGGCCGCTACAGCGACGAACCGTTTGGGCGGCTGTGGGGCATGCCGGTGATCGTCACCGAGCACAACAAGAAGCTCGGCGACCTCGGTGACGTGGTGGCGATGAACCTGCAGCGCTACTACCTCATCCGCAAGGGTGGCGTTGGCGTCGCGTCGTCTGTGCACGTCCGATTCATCTACGACGAGACTGCGTTCCGCTTCACCGCGCGTGTCAACGGCTGTCCGATGCTGCGCTCGGCGATCACGCCGGCGCAGGGAACCAACACCGTGTCGCCGTTCGTCGCGCTGGCTGAGCGGAAGTAAGGGGGGCAGCATGAACCAGTTCTCCAATCCTTTGGGTTCCGTGATCGACATCATCCCGGGGTTTGTGCCGGTGGACATGCAGACCGCGACAAACACCGGTGATGGGATCTGTCTCAAAAACTGCGCCGGTGTGCTCGTCGTTGCCTTCAAGGGTGCCGGCACCGCTGGCGACGACCCTAA
This region of Candidatus Cloacimonadota bacterium genomic DNA includes:
- a CDS encoding phage major capsid protein, which encodes MNQKILALQKARAAAVAKMERTFAAAEAENRPPTAEEHAAFVAARGELESVKAQIEAAEVMAAERAELASIPATAVAELGVEASASPRVTVGQDNRERAPWGPTPQAAFGAFMQAVHRAEPRVAGIVDPRLRPLTAAPAGSNEGQGSEGGFLLAPQAVGLVDKIAFESSQLAQRCFAIEVGDGFNGAEVDIIDETSRVTGSRWGGVQVYHAAEGATVASSMPKVSKVAMRLEKIMGLWYVSDEQLADSSLLASIGPRAFGEELAFQVDEDIFDGSGAGMALGVLRSGALVQVPKETGQAAATIEAANLRKMRARIPAGDRLNTIITMHADAEAELLAVHEKIGTAGELVYIPAGRYSDEPFGRLWGMPVIVTEHNKKLGDLGDVVAMNLQRYYLIRKGGVGVASSVHVRFIYDETAFRFTARVNGCPMLRSAITPAQGTNTVSPFVALAERK